The following coding sequences are from one Aliarcobacter skirrowii CCUG 10374 window:
- a CDS encoding ATP-binding protein, whose amino-acid sequence MIEISKKITSNVAKVNAEYELIKEGDRVMVGFSGGKDSLTLLHTLNRMKKKAPFKFDFKAVTITYGMGEQIEFLSNHCKEHGIEHEIIDTQIFDLAGEKIRKNSSFCSFFSRMRRGYLYTTALEQGYNKVALGHHLDDAMESYFMNLFYNGTMRTMPPKYTANNGLEVIRPLIFCRERQLRAFATSNEIRVIGDEACPGLRFDVKMPHARAATKELLAKLEEQNPKIFVSMKSAFSNIQLPTFFYKDLKDIKLNIEDETI is encoded by the coding sequence TTGATAGAAATAAGTAAAAAAATAACTTCAAATGTAGCAAAAGTAAATGCAGAGTATGAGTTAATAAAAGAGGGCGATAGAGTAATGGTTGGATTTAGTGGTGGAAAAGATTCACTAACTTTACTTCACACTCTAAATAGAATGAAAAAAAAAGCACCTTTTAAATTTGATTTTAAAGCTGTAACAATTACTTATGGAATGGGTGAACAAATAGAATTTTTAAGTAATCACTGCAAAGAGCACGGAATAGAACATGAAATAATTGATACTCAAATTTTTGATTTAGCAGGTGAAAAAATAAGAAAAAACTCATCATTTTGTTCATTTTTTTCAAGAATGAGAAGAGGGTATTTATATACAACAGCTTTAGAGCAAGGTTATAATAAAGTGGCTCTTGGTCATCATTTAGATGATGCTATGGAATCATACTTTATGAATCTATTTTACAATGGAACAATGAGAACAATGCCTCCAAAATATACTGCAAATAACGGTTTAGAAGTAATAAGACCACTAATATTTTGTAGAGAGAGACAATTAAGAGCATTTGCAACTTCAAATGAGATTAGAGTAATTGGAGATGAGGCTTGTCCAGGGCTTAGATTTGATGTAAAAATGCCTCACGCAAGAGCTGCTACAAAAGAGTTATTAGCAAAACTAGAAGAGCAAAATCCAAAGATTTTTGTATCTATGAAAAGTGCATTTAGTAATATACAATTACCTACATTTTTTTATAAAGATTTAAAAGATATAAAATTAAATATTGAAGATGAAACTATATGA
- a CDS encoding molybdopterin molybdotransferase MoeA, with amino-acid sequence MRDFITFDESIEVLNSINIVEKSTQKLFLTNALGRVLAEDIIALENSPEFPTSGMDGYAFKFEDINSELKIIEKNPAGYVVEKEVVSKTCIKTFTGALMPKGSDTLVPIENVEVLEDRIKIVKSVPKGFAVRDVGENYKKDEVLIKKGTIIGFSEVGVLASLNIPQIKVYSKPIIAVASTGSEILDLGVEKTNDSQIRSSNHLTLEALFTQCGAEVIQNGPVDDDIENITNFFETSLKKADIVVTTGGVSVGDYDFVQDVIKDKLKAKVLFHGVFVKPGMHILVAIKDEKIIIALPGFAYSSTVCAILYVLPLIYRLKNSNEKLPIVKAKINQDLNNPTNKKIFTACNVEYKNGEYIIDFVGKKSGTSAILTNMLGSPALLIQEENNLLKSGDLVDIILLNSFK; translated from the coding sequence ATGAGAGATTTTATAACTTTTGATGAATCAATAGAGGTTTTAAATAGTATTAATATAGTTGAAAAATCGACTCAAAAACTATTTTTAACAAATGCTCTTGGAAGAGTTTTGGCTGAAGATATTATAGCTTTGGAAAATAGCCCAGAGTTTCCTACATCTGGAATGGATGGTTATGCTTTTAAGTTTGAAGATATAAATAGTGAACTTAAAATAATAGAAAAAAATCCAGCTGGTTATGTAGTTGAAAAAGAAGTGGTAAGTAAAACATGTATTAAGACTTTTACAGGTGCATTAATGCCAAAAGGTAGTGATACTTTAGTTCCTATTGAAAATGTTGAAGTTTTAGAAGATAGAATAAAAATAGTCAAAAGTGTTCCTAAAGGTTTTGCCGTAAGAGATGTTGGTGAGAACTACAAAAAAGATGAAGTTTTAATTAAAAAAGGAACGATTATTGGATTTAGCGAAGTTGGAGTTTTAGCATCATTAAATATTCCTCAAATAAAAGTTTATTCAAAACCTATAATTGCAGTTGCTAGTACAGGAAGTGAAATTTTAGATCTTGGAGTTGAAAAAACAAATGATTCTCAAATAAGAAGCTCAAATCACCTAACTCTTGAGGCACTTTTTACTCAATGTGGTGCTGAAGTTATTCAAAATGGTCCTGTTGATGATGATATAGAGAATATTACAAACTTTTTTGAAACTTCTTTAAAAAAAGCTGATATTGTAGTTACTACTGGGGGAGTTAGTGTTGGAGATTATGATTTTGTTCAAGATGTTATAAAAGATAAATTAAAAGCAAAAGTTCTTTTTCATGGTGTTTTTGTAAAACCAGGAATGCATATTTTAGTTGCAATTAAAGATGAAAAAATAATTATTGCCCTTCCAGGTTTTGCATACTCTTCAACTGTTTGTGCAATTTTATATGTACTTCCTTTGATTTATAGATTAAAAAATAGTAATGAAAAACTTCCAATTGTAAAAGCAAAAATAAATCAAGATTTAAATAATCCAACAAATAAAAAGATATTTACAGCTTGTAATGTTGAGTATAAAAATGGTGAGTATATTATTGATTTTGTTGGTAAAAAATCTGGAACAAGTGCTATTTTAACAAATATGTTAGGAAGCCCTGCACTTTTGATTCAAGAAGAGAATAACTTGTTAAAAAGCGGGGATTTGGTAGATATTATTTTACTAAATAGCTTTAAATAG
- a CDS encoding CDP-alcohol phosphatidyltransferase family protein, protein MNFLFNKYSHFNLANIVTFFNISCGIIAIYFLTHNEFIGAALFAWLAGAFDIFDGKIARKYNLSTEFGIQLDSYADFLSFVIVPAMFIYFAIFDGKEEQFNMALLAGVFIYYIICGLRRLIQFNINSEEGEVERYFIGVPTPLGAILLWIVYLIFLTGFINEYIVLFLMIVIGYLLNSKIKIKHL, encoded by the coding sequence ATGAATTTCTTGTTTAATAAATATAGTCACTTTAATTTGGCAAATATAGTAACATTTTTTAATATATCTTGTGGAATTATAGCTATATATTTTCTAACTCATAATGAGTTTATTGGTGCTGCACTTTTTGCTTGGTTGGCAGGTGCTTTTGATATATTTGATGGAAAAATTGCCAGAAAATATAATCTTTCGACTGAATTTGGAATACAACTAGACTCTTATGCTGATTTTTTATCTTTTGTTATTGTTCCTGCAATGTTTATATATTTTGCTATCTTTGATGGCAAAGAGGAACAGTTTAATATGGCTTTATTGGCAGGTGTATTTATATATTATATTATTTGTGGATTAAGAAGATTGATTCAATTCAATATAAACTCTGAAGAGGGTGAAGTTGAGAGATATTTTATAGGTGTTCCAACACCTCTTGGTGCAATTTTACTTTGGATTGTATATTTAATTTTTTTGACAGGTTTTATAAATGAGTATATAGTTTTATTTTTAATGATAGTTATTGGATATCTTTTAAACTCTAAAATTAAGATAAAACATTTATGA
- a CDS encoding exopolyphosphatase — translation MKKEIITIDLGSNSFRVLKFDCENFKILDEYHQVVGLADGLINTQVISQEAQERVIEALKIAKEKLKFEPKDAICVTTAAMRKAKNSQEVLEFFRRNGGVNFTIIDEYEEARLTFLAIKYALKRENIPNEKFILLDIGGGSTELVISNKDDFLTKSFDFGIVTMTQKTKKNKQLLDLELKNKKEEIKEFIANLGIDLESYFFVATAGTPTTIAAIKLGFSYFNYDKNIVNGTVLQIEDLEDSLTLLKETSFEDLIKIAGKGRVEYLEVGTYIYKIFFEALEKKSSIVLDDGLREGVAINFALNQSKA, via the coding sequence ATGAAAAAAGAGATTATTACTATTGATTTAGGATCAAACTCTTTTAGAGTTTTAAAGTTTGATTGTGAAAATTTTAAAATATTAGATGAGTATCATCAAGTTGTTGGTTTAGCAGATGGATTAATAAATACACAAGTTATTAGTCAAGAGGCTCAAGAAAGAGTTATAGAAGCACTAAAAATTGCTAAAGAGAAATTAAAGTTTGAACCAAAAGATGCTATTTGTGTTACAACAGCAGCAATGAGAAAAGCAAAAAATTCTCAAGAAGTTTTAGAGTTTTTTAGAAGAAATGGTGGTGTTAACTTTACAATAATAGATGAATATGAAGAGGCTAGACTCACTTTTTTAGCTATAAAGTACGCTTTAAAAAGAGAGAATATTCCAAATGAAAAGTTTATACTTTTGGATATTGGTGGTGGTTCAACAGAGCTTGTAATATCAAATAAAGATGATTTTCTTACAAAAAGTTTTGATTTTGGAATAGTTACAATGACTCAAAAAACAAAAAAGAATAAACAACTATTGGATTTGGAGTTAAAAAACAAAAAAGAAGAGATAAAAGAGTTTATAGCTAATTTAGGAATAGATTTAGAATCTTATTTCTTTGTTGCAACAGCAGGAACTCCTACAACAATAGCAGCTATAAAACTTGGATTTAGTTATTTTAATTATGATAAAAATATTGTAAATGGAACAGTTTTGCAAATAGAAGATTTGGAAGATAGCTTAACTTTACTAAAAGAGACATCTTTTGAAGATTTGATAAAAATAGCTGGAAAAGGTAGAGTTGAATATCTTGAAGTTGGAACTTATATCTATAAAATATTTTTTGAAGCTTTAGAAAAAAAGAGCTCTATAGTTTTAGATGATGGGCTAAGAGAGGGTGTTGCAATAAATTTTGCACTTAATCAAAGTAAGGCTTAA
- a CDS encoding DUF523 domain-containing protein, with protein sequence MKILVSSCLLGEDTRYDGLNSSIAMSPKFRFSQKEIFMDILCENEIFSICPEVAGGLSIPRNKSEIISHNKPFKVLDIEQNDVTINFLIGAKNALDICIENGIKVALFKSKSPSCGNIEVYDGTFSQKLIKAKGLTARLLEDNGVKVFNEFELDDLRKYIKKESRK encoded by the coding sequence ATGAAAATATTAGTCTCATCTTGCCTTTTAGGTGAAGATACTAGATATGATGGTCTTAATTCAAGTATTGCTATGAGTCCTAAATTTAGATTTAGCCAAAAAGAGATTTTTATGGATATTTTGTGTGAAAATGAGATATTTTCAATTTGTCCAGAAGTTGCTGGTGGTTTATCCATTCCTAGAAATAAATCTGAAATTATAAGTCATAATAAACCTTTTAAAGTTTTAGATATTGAACAAAATGATGTAACAATAAATTTTTTAATTGGTGCAAAAAACGCTTTGGATATTTGTATAGAAAATGGTATTAAAGTCGCTTTATTTAAATCAAAATCACCATCATGTGGTAATATTGAAGTTTATGATGGAACTTTTTCTCAAAAATTGATTAAAGCAAAAGGTTTAACAGCAAGACTTCTTGAAGACAATGGAGTTAAAGTTTTTAATGAATTTGAGTTGGATGATTTAAGAAAATATATAAAAAAAGAGAGTAGAAAATAG
- a CDS encoding putative metalloprotease CJM1_0395 family protein, translated as MEISDSYASASIIYSQLALKKSQLANIDKNEFEKSTFEKYDSANEISKYDEKDYERVLNRFKNSDSEVRSHEQLHASLGTTTTPISYNYQVGPDGKLYATGGSVRFDTSIPQDKEAAIQKLDELKDASSAPDGLSRADSSIAQAANLNKMLIQSMQEGAIL; from the coding sequence ATGGAAATTTCAGATAGTTATGCAAGTGCATCTATTATATATTCCCAGCTTGCGCTAAAAAAGAGTCAATTAGCAAATATCGATAAAAATGAGTTTGAAAAATCAACATTTGAAAAATATGATAGTGCAAATGAGATATCAAAATATGATGAAAAAGATTATGAAAGAGTTTTAAATAGATTTAAAAATAGTGATAGTGAAGTAAGGAGTCATGAACAACTACACGCTAGCTTAGGAACTACAACTACTCCAATAAGCTACAACTATCAAGTGGGACCAGATGGAAAACTTTATGCTACAGGAGGAAGTGTTAGGTTTGACACCTCTATTCCTCAAGATAAAGAAGCAGCAATTCAAAAACTAGATGAGCTTAAAGATGCTTCAAGTGCACCAGATGGTTTAAGTAGAGCCGATAGTTCAATAGCTCAAGCTGCAAATTTAAATAAAATGTTAATACAATCTATGCAAGAAGGAGCAATATTATGA
- a CDS encoding flagellin: MDINAINNTNSIQNLNNLNSNQNIALEKSQLKYSVEDFQSSESTSLAVSKSSIIRSEFSQDIQSTNETIAKTKIAEASMNNLQDFLKNIDQKLQNSENLQNKNDLKQEINQELRDFNQLAFSTKYKDENLIASRYSDDQDSITLSANGSLYSITKPNIANFTNNIFDAINNSDLNNPENLQKAIKSVEDTATQIGNIANEFENFSKQLIEDVRNRIDEQRYNNNVIDFGRESSDFTKANININAGYLAASQANIVQEQSVRLLS, from the coding sequence ATGGATATAAATGCTATAAATAATACAAACAGTATTCAAAACTTAAACAACTTAAATAGTAATCAAAATATAGCTTTAGAGAAGTCTCAACTAAAGTATAGCGTAGAAGATTTTCAAAGTAGTGAATCAACTAGTTTAGCTGTAAGTAAAAGCTCAATAATAAGAAGTGAATTTTCTCAAGATATACAATCTACAAATGAGACTATAGCAAAAACAAAAATAGCAGAAGCATCTATGAACAATCTTCAAGATTTTTTAAAAAACATAGACCAAAAATTACAAAATAGCGAAAATCTTCAAAATAAAAATGATTTAAAGCAAGAGATAAATCAAGAGTTAAGAGATTTTAATCAATTGGCTTTTAGTACAAAATATAAAGATGAAAATCTAATTGCAAGTAGATATAGCGATGATCAAGACTCTATAACTCTTAGTGCAAATGGAAGCTTATACTCAATTACTAAACCAAACATAGCAAACTTTACAAATAATATTTTTGATGCAATAAATAATAGTGATTTAAATAATCCAGAAAACTTACAAAAAGCTATTAAATCAGTTGAAGATACAGCAACTCAAATTGGAAATATTGCAAATGAGTTTGAAAATTTTTCCAAACAACTAATAGAAGATGTAAGAAATAGAATTGATGAGCAAAGATACAATAACAATGTTATTGATTTTGGAAGAGAGTCAAGTGATTTTACAAAAGCTAATATAAATATAAATGCTGGTTATTTAGCTGCTTCTCAAGCAAATATAGTTCAAGAGCAAAGTGTAAGGCTACTATCTTAA